One genomic segment of Acinetobacter oleivorans DR1 includes these proteins:
- a CDS encoding PQQ-dependent sugar dehydrogenase: protein MATRFLLPIFGTTVLITLAGCASSSQYPITDSYGPDPKLPEPKSSLLPTVNIAPAEGWPSGAMPKPAEGLKVKAFAKGLEHPRWLYVLPNGDVLVAETDAPPKPEDSKGIKGKIMSFVMRRAGSSHPSANRISLLRDTNGDGVADQKTVFLQNLNSPFGMALVGNNLYIANTDALVRFPYQEGETQITASGTKVLDLPGGPLNHHWTKNVIANPAGTKLYITVGSNSNVAENGLDQEKGRAQITEFDIASGQSRPFATGLRNPNGMAWQPQNGKLWTVVNERDEIGSDLVPDYMTSVQDGAFYGWPYSYYGQHVDVRVKPQNPAMVARAIKPDYALGNHTASLGLTFYAAELMPQFRGGALIGQHGSWNRKPHSGYKVIFVPFRSGQPSGPPQDILTGFLSDKGKAYGRPVGVAIDFSGAVLVADDVGNTIWRISPVAETTYEAPMKYAIGTPPGTP from the coding sequence ATGGCGACACGTTTTTTACTGCCAATTTTTGGCACTACGGTTTTAATTACATTAGCTGGATGCGCTTCATCCTCTCAATATCCAATTACCGACAGTTATGGGCCGGACCCAAAACTTCCTGAACCTAAATCAAGCCTATTACCAACTGTTAATATAGCTCCAGCAGAAGGCTGGCCGAGTGGGGCAATGCCAAAACCCGCGGAAGGTTTAAAGGTCAAAGCATTTGCCAAAGGACTTGAACACCCACGTTGGCTTTATGTATTACCAAATGGCGATGTATTGGTTGCTGAAACGGATGCCCCGCCTAAACCAGAAGACAGCAAAGGGATTAAAGGTAAAATTATGTCTTTTGTGATGAGACGTGCAGGCTCATCTCATCCAAGTGCAAACCGTATTAGCTTACTTCGTGACACCAATGGGGATGGTGTCGCTGACCAGAAAACGGTATTTCTTCAAAACTTAAATTCTCCATTTGGTATGGCATTGGTTGGTAATAACTTATATATCGCCAATACAGATGCATTGGTGCGTTTTCCTTATCAGGAAGGTGAAACTCAAATTACAGCCAGTGGAACCAAAGTGTTGGACTTACCGGGTGGCCCTTTAAATCACCATTGGACCAAAAATGTGATTGCTAACCCAGCTGGTACCAAGCTGTACATTACCGTTGGTTCTAACAGTAACGTTGCTGAAAATGGTTTAGATCAAGAAAAAGGCCGAGCACAAATTACAGAGTTTGACATCGCAAGTGGTCAGTCACGCCCATTTGCAACGGGCCTACGTAATCCAAATGGTATGGCTTGGCAACCTCAAAATGGCAAACTCTGGACTGTGGTTAATGAGCGCGATGAAATTGGGAGTGACCTAGTACCCGATTATATGACATCGGTTCAAGATGGAGCTTTTTATGGCTGGCCTTACAGCTACTATGGTCAACATGTTGATGTACGAGTAAAACCACAAAATCCAGCAATGGTTGCTCGTGCAATTAAACCAGACTATGCACTAGGCAACCATACGGCTTCTTTAGGCCTCACATTTTATGCAGCCGAACTCATGCCACAATTTAGAGGAGGTGCATTGATCGGTCAGCATGGTTCTTGGAACCGTAAACCCCACAGTGGTTATAAAGTCATTTTTGTGCCATTTAGAAGTGGTCAACCTTCTGGTCCACCGCAAGATATTTTGACTGGATTCCTCAGCGATAAAGGCAAAGCGTATGGTCGCCCTGTGGGTGTAGCAATTGATTTTTCAGGTGCTGTGTTAGTTGCAGATGATGTGGGCAATACGATTTGGCGCATTTCGCCAGTTGCAGAGACAACTTATGAAGCTCCAATGAAATATGCTATTGGAACCCCGCCAGGTACACCATAA
- the salA gene encoding salicylate 1-monooxygenase codes for MNTHIRIAVVGGGIAGLALASNLSKHAHLDVQMFESAPQFSEIGAGISFGANAVKAIELLGLANEYHAIADKVSPPFQDVWFQWRNGYTDEYLSASIATGVGQSSVHRADFLDAIIPHMPTQNVHFSKRLEAIEEENDQVILHFNDGSQHECDYLIGADGIRSVAREYVLASHHLPPVHPRFSGTWAYRGIISHASFKEALQQVNGDTDLADIPQMLLGKDKHILTFPIRKGEQINIVAFCSNREDTVLPANTPWTKPVDKAQMLSDFSDWSESCQTLLGLIEQPTIWALHEIEELSTYQSTSGHVIVMGDAAHAMLPHQGAGAGQGLEDALIIAALLSTKNLQANQLTDVSSIYEKLRLKRACRVQQTSRESGEIYECYSTQYPTFAEIGEHLEHRFDWLWQHDLEQDVAEAQQQLHQLGMATI; via the coding sequence ATGAACACACATATTCGAATTGCCGTGGTCGGTGGTGGTATTGCTGGTCTGGCTTTAGCAAGTAATTTAAGTAAACACGCCCATTTAGATGTCCAAATGTTTGAATCTGCACCTCAGTTTTCTGAAATTGGGGCAGGGATTTCCTTTGGTGCCAATGCAGTCAAAGCCATTGAATTGTTAGGTTTAGCTAACGAATATCATGCAATTGCAGATAAAGTATCGCCACCATTTCAAGATGTTTGGTTTCAATGGCGCAATGGTTATACCGATGAATATTTATCGGCATCGATCGCGACAGGTGTAGGGCAGTCATCTGTTCATCGTGCTGACTTTCTTGATGCCATTATTCCTCACATGCCTACGCAAAATGTCCACTTTTCTAAACGCCTAGAGGCAATTGAAGAAGAAAATGATCAGGTGATTTTGCACTTTAATGATGGTAGTCAGCATGAGTGCGATTATTTGATCGGGGCAGACGGTATTCGCTCTGTGGCTCGCGAATATGTTTTAGCTTCTCATCATTTACCACCAGTTCATCCGCGTTTTTCAGGAACTTGGGCATATCGTGGCATTATTTCTCACGCTTCATTTAAAGAAGCTTTGCAACAAGTAAATGGCGATACAGATTTAGCAGATATTCCCCAAATGTTATTGGGCAAAGACAAACATATTTTAACGTTCCCAATTCGTAAGGGGGAGCAAATTAATATCGTTGCTTTCTGCTCAAACCGCGAAGATACAGTACTACCAGCCAATACACCGTGGACTAAGCCTGTCGATAAAGCTCAAATGCTTTCCGATTTTTCAGACTGGAGTGAAAGCTGCCAAACATTACTCGGTTTAATTGAACAGCCTACCATTTGGGCCTTACATGAAATTGAAGAACTTTCGACATATCAAAGTACCTCAGGTCATGTCATTGTCATGGGCGACGCTGCACATGCCATGTTACCTCACCAAGGAGCAGGAGCAGGCCAAGGTCTTGAAGATGCATTAATCATTGCAGCCTTATTGTCGACAAAAAACTTACAAGCAAATCAGTTAACCGATGTGTCTTCAATATATGAAAAGCTCCGTTTAAAACGTGCTTGTCGTGTTCAGCAAACCTCTCGTGAGTCTGGCGAAATTTATGAGTGTTATTCAACTCAGTACCCAACGTTTGCCGAAATTGGCGAACATCTTGAGCATCGTTTTGACTGGTTATGGCAACACGATCTAGAACAGGATGTTGCAGAAGCACAGCAACAATTGCATCAGCTAGGAATGGCAACCATTTAA
- a CDS encoding MFS transporter: MEKLNANQLIDDARLTPLHWRVILLSALIIIFDGYDLVIYGVALPKLMQHWQLDSMTAGLLGSVALFGMMFGAMIFGSLADKLESYGFSRKRLIMLCVFIFSGFTVLCGFANSPKEFAIYRFIAGLGLGGVMPNVIAIMTEFAPKKLRSTLVSLMFSGYAIGGMSSALLGMWLVPKFGWQIMFILAGIPLISLPIIWKFLPESIDYLVRQKKWNEVRDLLKQLAPEHNIADHTSIILHQENQQTAARPLVALFTENRALVTVFFWLSVFMALLMVYALGNWIPKLMVEAGYDLSTSLVFLLALNLGGMLGAIGGGYFADRFHLGKVICSLFSAGAISLYLLSYALPMVILYLCIAIAGAASIGGQILLLAYMAQFYPSPIRSTGIGMALGIGRIGAILGPILCGWLLSLHLPIKYNFIVLAIPCVLATLSVIAISICNRTKHVMLNSSISP; this comes from the coding sequence ATGGAAAAACTAAATGCAAATCAATTGATTGATGATGCAAGATTAACACCATTACATTGGCGGGTGATCTTGCTGAGTGCGCTCATTATTATTTTTGATGGCTATGACTTAGTCATTTATGGTGTGGCATTGCCTAAGCTCATGCAACATTGGCAGTTAGATAGTATGACTGCTGGATTGCTGGGCAGTGTTGCATTATTTGGCATGATGTTTGGTGCAATGATTTTCGGTAGTTTGGCTGACAAATTAGAGTCATATGGCTTTAGCCGTAAGCGTTTAATTATGCTTTGTGTCTTCATTTTTAGTGGTTTTACGGTGTTATGTGGTTTTGCCAACAGTCCTAAAGAGTTTGCCATTTATCGATTTATTGCCGGCCTCGGTTTGGGCGGCGTAATGCCAAATGTCATTGCCATAATGACCGAATTTGCCCCAAAGAAATTACGATCAACTTTAGTATCGCTCATGTTTAGCGGCTATGCGATTGGTGGGATGAGTTCAGCACTTTTAGGCATGTGGTTGGTTCCTAAATTTGGTTGGCAAATCATGTTTATTTTGGCGGGTATTCCACTTATTTCATTACCGATTATTTGGAAATTTTTACCCGAATCAATCGATTATCTGGTTCGCCAGAAAAAATGGAATGAGGTGCGTGATTTACTTAAACAGTTAGCGCCAGAACACAACATAGCTGATCATACGAGCATCATATTACATCAAGAAAATCAACAAACTGCGGCTCGACCTTTGGTTGCTCTTTTTACCGAGAACCGTGCTTTAGTTACTGTGTTTTTCTGGCTGAGTGTATTTATGGCTTTACTGATGGTGTATGCGCTCGGTAACTGGATACCAAAACTCATGGTCGAGGCGGGATATGATTTATCAACCAGTCTGGTCTTTTTATTGGCGCTAAACTTGGGTGGGATGTTGGGTGCAATCGGTGGAGGATACTTTGCTGATCGTTTTCACTTAGGTAAAGTTATTTGTTCACTTTTCTCGGCGGGTGCAATTTCACTTTACTTGCTGAGCTATGCTTTACCCATGGTCATTTTATATCTCTGTATTGCCATTGCAGGAGCGGCTTCTATCGGCGGGCAAATTTTATTGCTAGCTTATATGGCTCAGTTTTATCCTTCACCAATTCGCAGTACTGGCATTGGTATGGCTTTAGGTATAGGCCGTATTGGGGCGATTTTAGGACCGATTTTATGCGGCTGGCTTTTAAGTTTGCACCTACCCATTAAATATAATTTTATCGTGCTAGCCATTCCTTGCGTGCTGGCAACCTTAAGTGTTATTGCCATAAGTATTTGTAATCGAACTAAACATGTAATGCTGAATTCAAGTATATCTCCATAA
- a CDS encoding LysR family transcriptional regulator, translated as MDLGLIKVFVCIYESRHISKAADKLNLSQPSVTYNLNRLRRQLNDELFTRSRGGVEPTKVAHELYPIFHQAIFNIESAIAQAQEFHPENSNKTFRIGLSDAGEICLLPSLMAFLQKTAPYIQIEIEEIQSSKVEQWLIDGFLDLAVFNSTQTIMPKIETRTLFEERYVCIARADHPRLQQQLTLEQYLQEDHVAIKSSTGHIQVEQYLKIMDLKRRIRLEVPHFSVLQGVLQSSDMLVTLPSRAARHYLAHGNVQMFELPFAMDSFKVSLNWFNRSDDIIARKWLIQSVGQIFEVL; from the coding sequence ATGGATTTAGGTTTGATTAAAGTTTTTGTCTGTATCTATGAGTCTCGTCATATTAGTAAAGCTGCTGATAAATTAAATTTGAGCCAGCCTTCTGTGACTTATAATTTGAACCGTTTACGCCGTCAGTTAAATGACGAGTTGTTTACTCGAAGCAGAGGCGGTGTCGAACCTACAAAAGTTGCACATGAGCTTTATCCAATTTTTCATCAAGCAATTTTTAATATTGAGTCAGCGATTGCTCAAGCACAGGAATTTCACCCTGAAAACTCAAATAAAACTTTCCGAATCGGACTGTCCGACGCAGGGGAGATTTGTCTCTTGCCTAGTCTTATGGCCTTTTTGCAGAAAACAGCGCCCTATATTCAAATTGAGATTGAAGAGATTCAGTCGTCTAAGGTCGAACAGTGGCTTATTGATGGCTTTTTAGATCTAGCCGTATTTAATAGTACACAGACCATAATGCCTAAAATAGAAACACGTACTTTATTTGAAGAAAGATATGTATGCATTGCTAGAGCTGACCATCCAAGGCTACAGCAGCAACTGACATTAGAGCAATATTTGCAAGAAGATCATGTTGCCATCAAGTCATCGACCGGGCATATCCAAGTTGAACAATATCTAAAAATAATGGATTTGAAGCGACGCATTCGTTTAGAAGTTCCGCATTTTAGTGTTTTACAGGGTGTCTTACAGAGTTCAGATATGTTGGTGACATTACCATCGCGAGCAGCTCGGCATTATCTAGCTCATGGTAATGTCCAAATGTTTGAATTACCTTTTGCCATGGATTCTTTTAAAGTGAGCTTGAACTGGTTTAATCGCAGTGATGATATTATTGCCAGAAAATGGCTGATTCAATCTGTCGGTCAAATATTTGAAGTTTTATAA
- a CDS encoding sterol desaturase family protein: MTDQLRAKFENLELNAGLGKISAFISMSLSLLCLFGALCFLFPSVLTTPELRPLYAKHYHIFYYGLITGIIISAGFGAFSAIVRQNRYGFYGLCFSLVAAVLGCGVIEAPVLPSVPFYAGIDYFVLTLFILAFIFIPLEGFFAKNPEQKILRVGWVTDMKYFMVSHVGIQLFSFLTVMPIQYWITHLPDNPIVPYVQAQPIWLQFIELLIVVDFTVYWLHRAMHEVNFLWRFHAIHHSTEYMDWLASSRLHVIEVLMTRFIATLPIFLLGFHTSAVFAYLVFISFHAIFIHSNVRFRFPYLRWIIATPEFHHWHHSSEKPAIDKNYAAFIPLYDVIFKSVYMPSHLASVYGTVGYKIPNSFVKQFTWPFKKYVKRFLKPWRDQ, translated from the coding sequence ATGACAGATCAATTAAGAGCAAAATTTGAGAATTTAGAACTGAACGCAGGTTTAGGGAAAATCAGTGCCTTTATTTCAATGTCACTCAGCTTACTTTGTCTGTTTGGTGCATTATGCTTTTTATTTCCCAGTGTATTAACGACTCCAGAACTCCGTCCTCTTTACGCAAAACATTATCATATTTTTTATTATGGCCTGATTACGGGCATTATTATTAGCGCTGGTTTCGGTGCATTTAGTGCAATTGTCCGTCAAAACAGATATGGCTTTTACGGACTATGTTTTTCACTTGTAGCAGCAGTTTTGGGGTGTGGGGTAATTGAAGCACCCGTTTTACCAAGTGTACCGTTTTATGCAGGTATCGATTATTTTGTACTAACCTTATTCATTTTAGCGTTCATTTTTATTCCGCTTGAAGGTTTTTTTGCTAAAAATCCTGAACAGAAAATATTAAGGGTGGGCTGGGTGACTGATATGAAATATTTCATGGTCAGCCATGTTGGCATTCAATTATTTAGCTTTTTAACCGTCATGCCGATTCAATATTGGATTACGCATCTACCTGATAATCCAATTGTGCCTTATGTACAAGCTCAGCCAATTTGGCTGCAATTTATTGAACTATTAATTGTGGTCGACTTTACGGTGTATTGGTTGCACCGCGCTATGCATGAAGTTAATTTCTTATGGCGTTTTCACGCAATTCATCATTCGACTGAATATATGGATTGGTTAGCATCTTCTCGTTTGCATGTCATTGAAGTGCTAATGACTCGCTTTATTGCGACTTTACCGATTTTTCTGTTAGGTTTTCATACTTCAGCAGTTTTTGCTTATTTAGTTTTTATTTCATTTCACGCTATTTTTATTCATTCTAATGTGCGTTTTCGTTTTCCATATTTGCGCTGGATTATCGCAACGCCAGAGTTTCACCATTGGCATCATTCTTCAGAAAAACCTGCCATTGATAAAAATTACGCTGCGTTTATTCCACTCTATGATGTCATTTTTAAAAGCGTATATATGCCTAGTCATTTGGCGAGTGTATATGGAACCGTGGGCTATAAAATCCCAAATAGTTTTGTAAAACAGTTTACGTGGCCTTTTAAAAAATATGTAAAACGTTTTTTGAAGCCTTGGCGTGATCAGTAA
- a CDS encoding glutathione S-transferase family protein, producing the protein MNNFILTTFDWVPELPRGFVRDIRIRWALEEAKMPYQINSVSFYERGDDHFSHQPFGQVPWLTDGDISIFESGAILFYLGERSDVLLHTDPKQRNEAIEWLFAALNSVEMASLPWALLRFSNAQTDSPAHKQFDAFLQSRLQHMESFLAEREWLAQSFSIADIVMADVLRLVNKFDGLTEFPHCLAYVQRATIRPSFQKAYADQMAHFAVADAKKNA; encoded by the coding sequence ATGAATAATTTCATTTTGACAACTTTTGACTGGGTTCCAGAATTACCACGAGGTTTTGTAAGAGATATAAGGATAAGATGGGCATTAGAAGAGGCAAAAATGCCCTATCAAATAAATAGCGTATCTTTTTATGAACGAGGAGATGATCATTTTTCTCACCAACCTTTTGGGCAAGTTCCTTGGTTAACAGATGGTGATATTTCAATTTTTGAAAGTGGCGCTATCTTATTTTATTTGGGTGAACGTAGTGATGTACTTTTACATACAGATCCGAAACAGCGTAATGAAGCTATAGAATGGTTATTTGCAGCACTTAATTCAGTAGAAATGGCGAGTCTTCCTTGGGCTTTATTAAGATTTTCTAATGCTCAGACAGATAGTCCCGCACACAAACAATTTGATGCCTTTCTTCAGTCTCGCCTTCAACATATGGAGTCATTTCTTGCAGAGCGTGAATGGTTAGCTCAGTCGTTTTCTATTGCCGATATTGTTATGGCTGACGTATTACGTTTGGTGAATAAATTTGATGGGTTGACAGAATTCCCCCATTGTCTCGCATATGTTCAGAGAGCGACTATACGCCCTTCTTTTCAAAAAGCGTATGCTGACCAAATGGCTCATTTTGCAGTGGCAGATGCCAAGAAGAATGCTTAA
- a CDS encoding MFS transporter: MNNSSSKRSGSVFQLDSTVALTLNTITLMTFMAASSAPTPLYRLYQQIWQFSPVILTLIFATYAFTLLASLLIIGSLSDYIGRRPVIISAIFLQIASMSFFLFASDVSMLFIARGLQGIATGLAVSAIGAAILDFSKHHGSLINSIAPMVGMAVGVFITCFILQFSAQPLHLVFELLCVLFALELILSFFNPETVRKRSGALASLKPNMAIPHQARGALLSISPINIALWMVSGFFLSLMPSLLAKIFQTSSAWLNGSMFMALALSGAAGILTLRKSTNFRILLTGTLSIIIGATVLFLAINFTSAVILLIGSIITGVGFGTAFMGAIRTVMPLALPEERAGLMAAFFVESYLAFSVPAILAGYFVGKIGLMNSANIYMSLIIGLALIALVMIFKNIKSK, encoded by the coding sequence ATGAACAATTCAAGTTCAAAACGGTCTGGATCAGTTTTTCAGTTAGATTCAACAGTAGCATTGACCTTAAACACAATCACGCTTATGACCTTTATGGCGGCGTCTAGTGCCCCTACGCCTTTATATCGTTTGTATCAGCAGATATGGCAATTTTCGCCCGTTATCTTAACTTTAATTTTTGCGACCTACGCGTTTACCTTACTTGCTTCTTTACTCATTATTGGTTCTTTATCTGATTATATCGGACGTCGGCCCGTCATTATTTCAGCAATTTTTTTGCAAATCGCTTCAATGAGCTTTTTTCTTTTTGCCTCAGATGTTTCTATGTTATTTATTGCGCGTGGCTTACAAGGTATCGCAACAGGTCTTGCCGTTTCTGCAATTGGAGCTGCAATTTTAGATTTTAGTAAGCATCATGGTTCCCTAATTAATAGTATTGCTCCAATGGTCGGCATGGCAGTAGGCGTTTTTATTACATGTTTTATTCTGCAATTTTCAGCTCAACCATTACATTTGGTTTTTGAACTCTTATGTGTTTTGTTTGCACTTGAACTTATTCTAAGTTTCTTTAATCCTGAGACTGTCCGCAAAAGATCTGGAGCTTTGGCTTCATTAAAACCCAACATGGCTATTCCTCATCAAGCAAGAGGTGCTCTATTAAGTATTAGCCCTATTAATATTGCACTTTGGATGGTCAGTGGTTTTTTCTTATCACTTATGCCCTCTTTACTGGCAAAAATTTTTCAGACATCTTCAGCTTGGCTAAACGGCAGTATGTTTATGGCGCTCGCCCTTTCAGGTGCGGCAGGGATTCTGACTCTTAGAAAATCTACCAATTTTCGTATTTTGCTCACGGGCACCTTATCCATCATTATTGGTGCAACCGTTTTATTTTTAGCGATCAATTTTACAAGTGCTGTGATTCTACTTATTGGTTCTATTATTACCGGAGTGGGTTTTGGTACAGCTTTTATGGGAGCAATTCGCACAGTCATGCCCCTCGCTTTACCCGAAGAACGTGCAGGCTTGATGGCTGCATTTTTTGTTGAAAGCTATTTGGCTTTTAGTGTGCCAGCAATTCTGGCAGGCTACTTTGTGGGTAAAATCGGACTTATGAACAGTGCCAATATTTATATGAGTTTAATTATTGGTCTTGCTCTGATCGCCCTTGTAATGATTTTTAAAAATATTAAAAGCAAATAA
- a CDS encoding TetR/AcrR family transcriptional regulator, with the protein MAKVVTGLRPGGRSERIQTAVHQAVKELQKNLEQSQITIPMIADKAGVTPSTIYRRWGDINQLFSDVALNELKPDMEPKDLGSFQLDITTWVEQYFEEYSSEVGQTLLRDLLYATESSNARKCETLIVQQLDIIQARAKARSELTIENQEIIEAVIAPMLFRILFTDRTLSLDYVHILLERLFKAHPNFN; encoded by the coding sequence ATGGCAAAAGTTGTTACTGGGTTACGCCCGGGTGGTCGTAGTGAAAGAATTCAAACTGCAGTTCATCAAGCCGTAAAAGAGCTTCAAAAAAACTTGGAGCAAAGCCAAATTACTATACCCATGATTGCTGATAAAGCAGGTGTAACACCTTCTACAATTTATCGTCGTTGGGGAGATATCAATCAGTTATTTTCAGATGTAGCCCTTAATGAACTGAAACCCGATATGGAGCCAAAAGATTTAGGCTCATTTCAGCTTGATATCACGACATGGGTCGAACAATATTTTGAAGAATACTCTTCTGAAGTAGGGCAAACACTGTTACGAGATTTGCTATATGCAACTGAATCTTCAAACGCTCGAAAGTGTGAAACTTTAATTGTTCAACAACTTGATATTATTCAAGCTAGAGCTAAGGCGCGTAGTGAATTAACTATAGAAAATCAAGAAATTATCGAAGCTGTGATTGCACCAATGTTATTCCGCATCTTATTCACTGATCGTACATTAAGCTTAGACTATGTCCATATTTTATTAGAGCGGTTGTTTAAGGCCCACCCTAATTTTAATTAA
- a CDS encoding dicarboxylate/amino acid:cation symporter, translating into MDFNTLDQETVQKKQKFHQILYVQVIFAIILGILIGHFYPELGESLKPLGDAFIKIVKMIIAPVIFLTVVTGIASMTNMSRVGRVTGKAMLYFLTFSSLALVVGMIVANIIQPGKGLNIDPATLVNDKVNTYVEKAHATNITDFFMNIIPQTLVSPLAGGEILQVLFVAVLFGISLAALGDRARPITDFLNNLTAPVFYLVGMLMKLAPIGAFGAMAFTIGAYGIESIGNLLLLIMTFYITAVLFVVVILGAVARYNGFSIIHLIRYIKDELWLVLGTSSSEAALPSLMDKMQKAGCEKSVVGLVIPTGYSFNLDGTNIYMTMAALFIAQACNVDLSISEQIALLLVAMVSSKGAAGVTGAGFITLAATLSVVPAVPVAGMALILGIDRFMSECRALTNLVGNACATIVVARWDKALDKDLLDKALKNHKAD; encoded by the coding sequence ATGGATTTCAATACCCTTGACCAAGAAACGGTACAGAAAAAACAGAAATTTCACCAAATTTTGTATGTACAGGTCATTTTTGCAATTATTTTGGGCATTTTAATTGGTCATTTTTACCCAGAACTTGGCGAAAGTTTAAAACCGCTTGGTGATGCATTCATCAAGATCGTTAAAATGATTATTGCTCCCGTCATCTTTTTAACAGTTGTTACAGGCATTGCCAGTATGACAAACATGAGCCGTGTGGGTCGTGTAACTGGCAAAGCGATGCTTTATTTTCTGACCTTCTCAAGCTTGGCTCTTGTAGTTGGTATGATTGTGGCAAATATTATCCAACCGGGTAAAGGCCTTAACATCGATCCTGCTACCTTAGTCAACGATAAAGTAAATACTTACGTTGAGAAGGCACATGCAACAAATATTACCGATTTCTTCATGAATATTATCCCGCAAACCTTAGTCAGTCCTCTGGCTGGTGGCGAGATTTTGCAGGTGTTATTTGTAGCGGTTCTATTTGGTATTTCTTTGGCTGCTTTAGGCGACCGAGCGCGCCCAATTACCGATTTCTTAAATAACTTAACAGCTCCAGTTTTCTACTTGGTTGGTATGTTAATGAAGCTTGCTCCAATTGGTGCTTTTGGTGCAATGGCTTTCACGATCGGTGCTTATGGAATCGAATCAATTGGTAATTTATTACTATTAATTATGACGTTCTATATTACTGCGGTGTTATTTGTCGTAGTGATCTTAGGTGCGGTAGCTCGTTACAACGGTTTTTCAATTATTCATTTAATTCGTTATATCAAAGATGAGCTTTGGTTGGTTTTAGGAACAAGTTCTTCAGAAGCAGCTTTACCATCTTTAATGGACAAAATGCAAAAAGCAGGTTGTGAAAAATCGGTGGTAGGTTTAGTGATTCCAACAGGTTATTCATTTAACCTTGATGGTACAAATATCTACATGACTATGGCAGCTCTGTTTATTGCACAAGCGTGTAATGTAGATTTATCAATTAGTGAACAAATTGCCTTGCTTCTTGTTGCAATGGTAAGTTCTAAAGGTGCGGCAGGGGTGACTGGTGCAGGCTTTATTACTCTGGCTGCAACTCTATCCGTTGTGCCGGCTGTTCCTGTCGCAGGTATGGCTTTAATTCTTGGTATCGACCGTTTTATGTCTGAATGCCGTGCATTAACAAACTTAGTTGGTAATGCTTGTGCAACAATTGTGGTGGCACGTTGGGATAAGGCTTTAGATAAAGATCTTCTTGATAAAGCATTAAAGAACCATAAAGCAGATTAA
- the gloB gene encoding hydroxyacylglutathione hydrolase, whose protein sequence is MRYRIHFIDVQNALQNYIWILEDTETQEAVAVDPTEAELVTQFCQKHQLNLKQIWLTHWHKDHIGGVADLTAAQNITVYGPRDELTKIPGITHPLQHDDHLKFNDLKVEIIATPGHTLGHIVYFIEELEAVFCGDTLFAMGCGRLFEGTAEQMYHSLSRLAALPTSTKVYCTHEYTLSNAEFALTVEPHNLALAERAQEVRELRKQGLITLPSTIELELATNPFLRAESVEDFAHIRTLKDNF, encoded by the coding sequence ATGCGTTATAGAATTCATTTTATTGATGTGCAGAATGCCCTCCAAAACTATATCTGGATTTTAGAAGATACTGAAACCCAAGAAGCTGTAGCAGTTGACCCAACAGAAGCAGAATTAGTCACCCAATTTTGTCAGAAGCATCAGTTAAATTTAAAACAAATTTGGCTTACTCATTGGCATAAAGACCATATAGGTGGTGTTGCTGATTTAACGGCTGCCCAAAATATTACTGTCTATGGTCCCCGTGATGAGCTCACAAAAATTCCGGGAATTACCCATCCCTTACAACATGACGATCATCTAAAATTTAATGATTTAAAAGTAGAGATTATTGCAACCCCAGGTCATACCTTAGGACACATTGTATATTTTATTGAAGAATTAGAAGCTGTATTTTGTGGTGATACTTTATTTGCAATGGGATGTGGTCGATTATTTGAAGGCACGGCTGAACAAATGTATCACTCACTGAGTCGTCTAGCAGCATTACCAACCAGCACAAAAGTTTATTGCACACATGAATACACGCTTTCAAATGCCGAATTTGCTTTAACGGTAGAACCGCATAATCTTGCCTTAGCAGAACGAGCTCAAGAAGTCCGTGAACTACGTAAACAAGGTTTAATCACGCTACCAAGTACGATTGAACTTGAATTGGCAACCAATCCCTTTCTTCGTGCAGAAAGTGTTGAAGACTTTGCACATATACGTACTCTTAAAGATAATTTCTAA